A region of the Roseobacter denitrificans OCh 114 genome:
TCCCGATTTATGACACGCAAAAGCGGCTGGTCTCGACCCTGTCCGTCCACGCCCCCCTGCAACGCCAGAGCCTTGAAGACCTCGTCGCCAAAATCGACAGCCTTTTCGCGGCGGCCAGCGAATTGTCAGACCTGATCAACACCTGAAGCGTCTGATGCACGCCATGGCCCGGTGCGCGCGCCCACACCGCGCGGGGCTATTGCTGCACCTGCAGGGACACCATCATGCTTTCCGCACCGGACCCGCCGCGCAAGCCGTAAACCGGTGCGGCGTCATGGGCATCGCGCCCGATGGCAATGCGGATGTATCTTTCATCCGGGCAGACACCATTGGACACATCAAAGCCGACCCACCCAAGGCTGTCGAGGTGCACCTCGGCCCAGGCATGACTGGCATCCTGATCAACCGTGTCATTCATCAACAGATATCCGCTGACATAGCGCGCAGGCAGCCCGGCGATCCGGGCAGCAGAGATGAAGATGTTTGCGTGATCCTGACAAACGGCCTTGCCCAGGGTCACTGCCGTTTCGGCCGGGGTCGCTGAATTCGTGTGCCCCGCTTCATATGGCACCTTCTTCAGGATCGCCGCACTGAGCGCATGCAACCCGTCAAGCGGGTCTTTTCCGGAGCCGACAGTTTCCGCAAGAGCGCTGATCTGCGGCCCCGCCCTGGTCAGCGGCGTTGCCTGCGCAAAATGCCAAAGCGGCGCGCGCCCATAGACCTTGCCCAGCACACCGGCGGTATCGCGCGTTTGCACCACACCGCTGGCCACAAGCTGCAGTTTCTGCGTGCCGGTTTCAGCGCTGAC
Encoded here:
- a CDS encoding transglutaminase family protein, which gives rise to MELSITHKTEYAYEAPVDFALQKVRLRPLDSALQSVQRWSLDITGGKVEAHYSDHYGNHVDLVSAETGTQKLQLVASGVVQTRDTAGVLGKVYGRAPLWHFAQATPLTRAGPQISALAETVGSGKDPLDGLHALSAAILKKVPYEAGHTNSATPAETAVTLGKAVCQDHANIFISAARIAGLPARYVSGYLLMNDTVDQDASHAWAEVHLDSLGWVGFDVSNGVCPDERYIRIAIGRDAHDAAPVYGLRGGSGAESMMVSLQVQQ